The Ancylothrix sp. D3o nucleotide sequence ATTATGAAGTCTCCGCTTCCCCAAAATTATCCTCATCAATATACAGTCACTGGTATGCCGATAGAAGCGACAGCAGAAGCGATAGCTACTCAAGAGCGTCAAAGATTAGGATTAGGTGATAGTCCTATTGGTAGGCTGCGAGATATTTTAGAAATTAGCGTAGGATTGAGAATTTTTTACTTAAAAATGCCTGCTAAATATTCGGAGATTTATAGTTATAACGAAGAGTTAGGAGGCTGTCTAGGAATTAATGCCGTTCATCCTGAAGAACGCCGCCGTTGGTCATTGGCACATGGTTATTTACACTTCCTTGCTCATCGCACTAAACCGGTAGTTGACTTCGATGGACAGTACAAAAGGATGCCCGAAAGTGAGCAATTGGCGGAAGCATTTTCTAAATATTTTTTAATGCCAACCAGCAGTTTGCTAAAACAGTTTAATGAGAGATGTCAAGCAAATCAGGGAGGAAAGTTTACGCCCACCGATCTATTTACCCTTGCTCATTATTATGGTGTGTCTGTACAAGCAATGACTTATAGGCTAGAAGAAATGAAACTCGTTCCTTCTGAAACTTGGAATAAGTTAAAAGATCGAGGATTAAAAGTGCGACAAGTTCAACAAAATTTAAATCTTGTTGAACTCCCACAACGTTCTGATATGATGCCTATCCACTACCAACATTTAGCGATTGAGGCACTAGATCAAGGTTTAATTACTGAAGGACAGTTTGCCAAATTTCTAAATGTGGATCGTTTAGAAGCTCGTCGTATTGCCGAAGTATTACGAGAGCATTCAAGCGGGATAACGGAAGAAGCTATTGATTTCGACCTACGTCTTACTGATAATAATAATGAGCAGGTAGCTCATGCAAATTAATCAGTCTCATCTCCTGATTGATAGTTGTTGTATGCTGAATTTATGTTCATCAGGTCAGTTGTTGAACATTTTACAGGTAATTCCCGCTCAAGTAGCAATTGTTCAGGAGGTTAAACAAGAATTACAGAAGATTGAGAATGCGATTGACTTTGAAACGGCGATCACAGAAGGTTTATTACTCACAGTTGATTTTGAATCTGAGGCTGAGGAAGAAGCCTTTGTTAATTATGCTGCTTATTTAGATGATGGTGAAGCTGCTACAGGTGCAATCGCCATTAATCGAGGATGGGCAATGGCAACTGATGAAAAAAAGGCCACTAAATTTTTTACTCAAGAATCATCATCTCTTAAAATTATATCAACTCTTGATATAATT carries:
- a CDS encoding ImmA/IrrE family metallo-endopeptidase; translated protein: MAINILENIDIKKLGELLQQARQQRGMTQEDAAKIIDASRTTMVAIEKGTRRIKPAELIKLARAYGQSLSDFVRQRPVVEPFNVQFRAMYLRNEEEEEQIKPCILRLQELCQNYLELEQIMKSPLPQNYPHQYTVTGMPIEATAEAIATQERQRLGLGDSPIGRLRDILEISVGLRIFYLKMPAKYSEIYSYNEELGGCLGINAVHPEERRRWSLAHGYLHFLAHRTKPVVDFDGQYKRMPESEQLAEAFSKYFLMPTSSLLKQFNERCQANQGGKFTPTDLFTLAHYYGVSVQAMTYRLEEMKLVPSETWNKLKDRGLKVRQVQQNLNLVELPQRSDMMPIHYQHLAIEALDQGLITEGQFAKFLNVDRLEARRIAEVLREHSSGITEEAIDFDLRLTDNNNEQVAHAN